The Nothobranchius furzeri strain GRZ-AD chromosome 8, NfurGRZ-RIMD1, whole genome shotgun sequence genome includes a region encoding these proteins:
- the LOC107392788 gene encoding prostaglandin E2 receptor EP4 subtype, with the protein MRLPLDSPLLPYHLLQEAKEEMRAQSHIRPIEMTEAMESPNFTHGSIFINESHLQHLTGNPGTNSTEIAVPIFMFAGGAIGNLIAVIVLSGSRQERKSSAFYTLVCGLAVTDLLGTCLASPLTIANYMDALVLRNQRVCEFQSFVLLFFALTGLSIICTMAAERYLAICCPYTYHRWGVGRRFAQKFLFFIYISHVFFCFLPMMGIAESQLQPSGTWCFIDWRTSEPVATAYSVLYGVVSLLLILGTIVLNLAVCGALLLMRRRTVQRPVTTGSVRERWRALSSDAETQMITVLVMTSVVVLSCSAPLVVRMFANHFQDDHKADLAAIRIASVNPILDPWIYILLRRSLFRRLLGLSRKCSSTRSISSPTQQIDLFHSDMRHDHVFTQLMCNASVITQLPAVTKFSRQDAEKL; encoded by the exons ATGAGACTCCCACTGGACAGTCCCCTGTTGCCTTATCATCTTCTGCAGGAGGCTAAAGAGGAAATGCGCGCTCAGAGCCACATCAGACCGATAGAAATGACGGAGGCGATGGAGAGCCCGAACTTTACGCATGGATCTATTTTCATTAACGAGTCTCATCTTCAACATTTAACCGGAAATCCTGGAACAAACTCGACAGAGATCGCTGTACCAATTTTCATGTTTGCTGGCGGGGCCATTGGGAACTTGATTGCAGTAATTGTCCTTTCAGGCTCGCGTCAAGAGAGAAAATCCTCCGCTTTCTACACGCTGGTGTGCGGCTTGGCGGTGACGGACCTGCTGGGCACCTGCTTGGCCAGCCCGCTCACCATCGCCAACTACATGGACGCGCTTGTGCTGAGGAACCAGCGCGTCTGCGAGTTCCAATCCTTTGTGTTGCTGTTTTTTGCTTTAACCGGACTGAGCATCATCTGCACCATGGCGGCCGAGCGCTACCTGGCCATCTGCTGCCCCTACACTTACCACCGCTGGGGGGTGGGCCGACGCTTTGCGCAGAAGTTCCTCTTCTTTATTTACATCAGTCACGTTTTTTTCTGCTTTCTCCCAATGATGGGCATCGCGGAAAGCCAGCTGCAGCCGTCCGGCACCTGGTGCTTCATCGATTGGAGGACATCTGAGCCGGTGGCCACCGCTTACTCCGTCCTGTACGGTGTCGTGAGCCTGCTGCTGATTCTGGGCACCATCGTGCTGAACCTGGCGGTGTGTGGAGCGCTGCTGCTCATGCGCCGCAGGACCGTGCAGCGACCTGTCAccacgggcagcgtccgggagagGTGGAGAGCGCTGTCCTCGGACGCAGAGACGCAGATGATCACGGTGCTGGTGATGACCTCCGTGGTGGTTCTGTCTTGTTCTGCTCCGTTAGTG GTGCGTATGTTTGCCAACCATTTCCAAGATGACCACAAAGCAGACCTGGCAGCCATCCGAATTGCCTCAGTGAACCCCATCCTGGACCCCTGGATCTACATCCTCCTACGGAGGTCCCTGTTCCGACGATTGCTCGGTTTATCCAGGAAGTGCAGCAGCACCCGCAGCATTTCCTCGCCCACACAGCAAATAGATCTGTTTCATTCAGATATGAGGCATGACCACGTGTTCACCCAGCTCATGTGCAACGCCAGCGTCATCACTCAGCTACCCGCTGTAACCAAATTCAGTCGTCAAGATGCAGAGAAGCTCTGA